One window of the Gemmatimonadota bacterium genome contains the following:
- a CDS encoding RHS repeat protein — MTRITNPSGDYTEFGISTTNGNRLWQQDNRGLPSRTTFSYNGNNQVEVVVAPDGSDEGYFYDAKGNLNRYDNQLDQTTLYTNNANTGLTTTTLIPTGTNAGGTPRENTTLTYTERNDVLSSVTTAAGGGGTKTIANVYDAEDNVQSVARSWTPNPQNIAVQTTSYVYDNADRAVSQSESTGGAQYTSYDAAGNVTGVTLRSGGSMTMSYDVLNRLISRSISGPTAYNYPTPNITPVTGVENGPYNYSASSESQSFTHHATNQVLTATGLDADIARSYHSSGALMSETRWSRLVPARGRPHLLAELRLRHQRPPHQPAAEPDHVVHGLGHELEPHLVGVRSPGHGYRRQFLQLHL; from the coding sequence GTGACCCGGATTACCAACCCCTCAGGCGACTACACAGAGTTTGGCATCAGCACGACCAATGGCAATCGCCTGTGGCAGCAAGACAACCGAGGTCTCCCGAGCCGCACGACCTTCAGCTACAACGGCAACAATCAGGTGGAGGTGGTCGTCGCGCCCGACGGCAGCGATGAAGGATACTTCTACGATGCCAAGGGGAATCTGAACCGGTATGACAACCAACTCGACCAGACCACGCTGTACACCAACAACGCCAACACCGGGCTCACCACCACAACCCTGATCCCGACCGGCACCAACGCGGGTGGCACTCCGCGCGAGAACACCACGCTCACGTACACCGAGCGCAACGACGTGCTGAGCAGTGTCACGACGGCGGCAGGCGGTGGTGGGACGAAGACCATCGCGAACGTGTACGACGCCGAGGACAATGTGCAGTCGGTCGCTCGATCGTGGACTCCAAACCCCCAGAACATTGCGGTACAGACCACGTCGTACGTGTACGACAATGCCGACCGCGCCGTGTCTCAGTCGGAGTCGACGGGCGGCGCGCAATACACCAGCTATGACGCCGCCGGGAATGTCACTGGGGTCACGCTGCGTTCCGGCGGGAGTATGACCATGTCCTACGATGTCCTCAATCGGCTGATCTCACGATCGATCAGCGGACCAACCGCCTACAACTATCCTACGCCGAACATCACGCCCGTGACCGGTGTGGAGAACGGCCCCTACAACTATTCAGCCTCATCCGAGTCGCAGAGCTTCACGCACCACGCCACCAACCAGGTCCTGACCGCAACGGGCCTCGACGCCGACATTGCCCGATCGTACCACTCGAGCGGGGCGCTCATGTCGGAAACCAGGTGGTCAAGACTCGTTCCCGCACGGGGACGCCCACACCTACTCGCTGAACTACGGCTACGACATCAACGGCCGCCGCACCAGCCTGCTGCTGAGCCCGACCACGTTGTTCACGGGCTCGGCCATGAGCTGGAGCCACACCTCGTGGGGGTGCGCTCGCCGGGTCACGGATATCGCCGGCAATTCCTTCAGCTTCACCTATAA
- a CDS encoding RHS repeat-associated core domain-containing protein, which yields MDPNPFFGRVVYGPGLGVDQPLSVTRYDYKDNPSGASLTWPRFTLLVFWDVRGTPLLGLFSDGAQYRPYTVGVGQAACPAPGVATAQRCVYVTWPFTADPYRQVHGGLLTLSWHGSLLQEKREAGGLIYQRNRLYDPKSGRFTQEDPIGLAGGLNLYGYANGDPVNFSDPFGLCAKNKEGVEDPECRRLVTQLRATARESGRSLPRGVANIFSQAADAFEATDLDVSFVSPTDRTLDTRRKNSDGNPNTGVLGRTLPGRILIRNDLGAGDLISTASHEILVHGGERNGVYIGDLSSGARTTNRLITQQLPPGLYASQVLFRRWLSP from the coding sequence TTGGACCCGAACCCCTTCTTCGGGCGGGTCGTGTACGGGCCGGGGCTGGGGGTGGACCAACCGCTGAGCGTGACGCGCTACGACTACAAGGACAACCCGTCGGGCGCGAGCCTGACGTGGCCGCGCTTCACGTTGCTGGTGTTCTGGGACGTGCGGGGGACGCCCTTGCTGGGGCTGTTCAGCGACGGGGCGCAGTACCGGCCGTACACGGTGGGGGTGGGGCAGGCGGCGTGCCCGGCGCCGGGCGTGGCCACGGCGCAGCGGTGTGTGTACGTTACGTGGCCGTTCACGGCGGATCCGTATCGGCAGGTGCACGGGGGGCTGTTGACGTTGAGCTGGCACGGGAGCCTGCTGCAGGAGAAGCGGGAGGCGGGGGGGCTGATCTATCAGCGGAACCGGCTGTACGACCCCAAGAGCGGGCGCTTCACGCAGGAGGATCCCATCGGCCTGGCCGGCGGCCTCAACCTCTATGGCTACGCCAACGGCGATCCCGTCAACTTCTCGGACCCGTTTGGGCTGTGCGCGAAGAACAAGGAAGGCGTAGAGGACCCGGAGTGTCGACGGCTGGTGACACAACTACGCGCGACGGCTCGGGAATCGGGGCGATCCTTGCCCAGAGGGGTTGCCAACATCTTCAGCCAGGCCGCTGATGCTTTTGAGGCGACTGATCTCGATGTTTCCTTCGTCAGCCCCACGGACCGCACCTTGGACACGAGACGGAAGAATTCAGATGGCAATCCCAACACCGGTGTGCTCGGTCGTACGTTGCCTGGCCGCATTCTGATCCGGAATGATCTCGGTGCTGGAGACCTGATATCCACTGCTTCGCATGAGATTTTGGTGCACGGCGGGGAGCGCAATGGCGTCTACATCGGCGACCTGTCAAGCGGTGCACGAACAACCAATCGTCTGATCACACAGCAGCTGCCGCCAGGCCTCTATGCCAGTCAAGTGCTGTTCCGTCGATGGTTGTCGCCATGA
- a CDS encoding aminopeptidase P family protein: MDQVGTHLFRSEQKAKELFQTIEDRGLIAAGKTEGQLRDEIVRIARDDFGVDQHWGKKIVRAGLNTLQPYASDPSDVMIQEGDILFCDFHPVFDGWEADLGRTYVLGNDPLKQKIRTDVEAAWREGNAWYFTQSRLTGAEFFAYANGLAQRYGYEFGNAIAGHIIGEFPHEQPDDPSDLCLDVHPDNHQDILQLDKNGNPRHWILELHFVDRKNNIGAFFEQLLAR, translated from the coding sequence ATGGACCAAGTGGGCACGCATCTCTTTCGCTCCGAACAGAAAGCCAAGGAACTGTTCCAGACGATTGAAGATCGCGGCTTGATTGCTGCGGGCAAAACAGAGGGGCAGCTCCGCGACGAGATCGTGCGCATTGCACGCGACGATTTCGGCGTCGACCAGCATTGGGGCAAGAAGATTGTCAGGGCAGGCCTCAATACCCTGCAGCCCTACGCGTCGGATCCGTCAGATGTGATGATCCAGGAAGGCGACATTCTGTTTTGCGATTTCCATCCCGTCTTCGACGGCTGGGAGGCAGACCTGGGACGAACCTATGTCCTGGGCAATGACCCGCTAAAGCAGAAAATTCGCACGGACGTCGAAGCGGCGTGGCGCGAAGGAAACGCCTGGTATTTCACCCAGAGCCGCCTCACTGGTGCAGAATTCTTCGCCTACGCGAACGGTCTCGCACAGCGCTACGGCTACGAATTCGGAAACGCGATTGCCGGGCACATCATAGGAGAGTTTCCGCACGAACAACCCGATGATCCCAGCGATCTCTGCCTGGATGTGCACCCTGACAACCACCAGGACATTCTTCAGCTCGACAAGAACGGGAACCCGAGGCACTGGATTCTGGAGCTGCATTTTGTGGACCGCAAAAACAACATAGGTGCCTTCTTCGAGCAACTCCTGGCGCGCTGA
- a CDS encoding YcaQ family DNA glycosylase codes for MSSALVRLRQFALRRQFPTPTSLGRAIARLGFVQADPIRAPARAQDLILRHRVTGYVAGDLERRYARLDVEEDFFINYGFVTPELHALMHPRTARRRWSAAERKRADNILAFVREHGVVHPRDVDSHFSHGKATNWFGGRSNVTTQVMDAMHYRGLLRIARREGGTRLYAARPAVEAPRDITAAMDRMVDIVVAKYAPVPATTLAHLTARLVYAAPQWEGERAAAKARARTRLPHMRIDGVDWYWPDGESPSSRRRVVPDVVRLLAPFDPFVWDRPRFELFNGWGYRFEAYTPAPKRVRGYYALPLLWRDTVIGWANLSVNDGVLVPDVGYVNGRAPGDAGFAASLEAELGRVSVFLGCDPCA; via the coding sequence ATGTCGTCAGCTCTCGTTCGCCTGCGCCAGTTTGCGCTTCGTCGGCAGTTCCCCACGCCAACCTCGTTGGGCCGCGCGATCGCTCGCCTTGGCTTCGTGCAGGCCGACCCGATCCGGGCGCCGGCACGTGCGCAGGACCTGATCCTCCGCCATCGCGTCACTGGTTATGTCGCCGGTGACCTGGAGCGCCGGTACGCACGGCTGGATGTCGAAGAAGACTTCTTCATCAACTATGGATTCGTGACACCCGAGCTCCATGCGCTGATGCATCCGCGGACGGCACGCCGCCGGTGGTCGGCAGCGGAGCGAAAGCGCGCGGACAACATTCTCGCGTTCGTGCGCGAACATGGTGTGGTGCATCCGCGCGACGTGGATTCACATTTTTCGCACGGCAAGGCGACGAACTGGTTTGGTGGTCGGTCGAACGTCACCACGCAGGTGATGGATGCGATGCACTATCGCGGCCTGCTGCGGATTGCGCGACGCGAGGGCGGCACACGGCTCTACGCCGCGCGACCAGCGGTTGAGGCGCCGCGGGATATCACGGCCGCCATGGATCGTATGGTGGACATCGTCGTTGCCAAGTATGCCCCGGTGCCGGCGACGACCCTTGCTCACCTCACCGCGCGCCTGGTCTACGCGGCGCCGCAATGGGAAGGTGAGCGAGCGGCGGCGAAAGCCCGCGCACGCACGCGCTTGCCGCATATGCGTATCGACGGCGTGGACTGGTACTGGCCTGACGGGGAATCGCCGTCATCGCGACGCAGGGTTGTGCCCGACGTGGTGCGCCTGCTGGCGCCGTTTGATCCGTTTGTGTGGGATCGGCCGCGCTTTGAGTTGTTCAACGGCTGGGGCTATCGCTTCGAGGCGTACACGCCGGCGCCGAAGCGGGTGCGAGGGTACTACGCGCTGCCGCTGCTCTGGCGCGATACGGTGATTGGCTGGGCCAACCTCTCGGTGAACGACGGTGTGCTGGTGCCGGACGTCGGGTATGTGAACGGCCGAGCGCCGGGTGACGCCGGGTTTGCGGCGTCGCTCGAGGCAGAGCTGGGGCGGGTGAGCGTCTTTCTCGGCTGCGACCCCTGCGCGTAG
- a CDS encoding PD40 domain-containing protein encodes MYHVDGGNGVALGTAGPQVKQLGAAFGNDGRYVWYAQRFGDWTYNSLGPQYQLGVYDRETGKSSTMSTRQGSAFRPTLSPDGKHLVFASRHEIKTGLRIRNLETQAEDWLAFPVQRDDIESRAPLDAYPGFSLHPDSRAVIVTYGGEIWRVPVDKSAPTKIPFSAKVDLELGPEVKFSYRVDTSATLTAKQVRDLSPSPDGRQLAFSALDRVYVMDWPNGTPRRVSNADVGEFGPTWSPDGRSLAWTTWNDVTGGDIVRASQNGSSWTTQTITMARGLYSDLAWSPRGDRIVATRAAARELQEAGGAFWGATAADLVWVPATGGTATLIMPSGGTGNMHFTTDPDRIFAYSGRDGLVSFRWDGTDQKSHLKVTGPMPPGFGGQLTLDGQMVKNMSRSWLGGRAARPMWGTRTSRRTLATIPSPLPRPHHRPTR; translated from the coding sequence ATGTACCACGTCGACGGGGGCAACGGGGTCGCGCTCGGGACCGCGGGTCCGCAAGTCAAGCAGCTCGGCGCCGCCTTCGGCAACGACGGGCGCTACGTGTGGTATGCGCAGCGCTTCGGTGACTGGACGTACAACTCGTTAGGTCCCCAGTACCAACTCGGGGTGTACGATCGCGAGACCGGCAAGTCGTCGACGATGTCCACGCGTCAGGGATCGGCCTTCCGTCCCACCCTCTCGCCGGACGGCAAGCACCTCGTCTTTGCCTCGCGCCACGAGATCAAGACCGGGCTGCGCATCCGCAACCTGGAGACGCAGGCCGAGGATTGGCTGGCCTTTCCCGTGCAACGCGACGACATCGAGTCGCGTGCGCCGCTCGATGCCTATCCCGGATTCTCCCTTCACCCGGATTCGCGTGCGGTGATCGTGACCTACGGCGGCGAGATCTGGCGCGTCCCGGTCGACAAGTCGGCCCCGACGAAGATCCCGTTCAGTGCGAAGGTGGACCTGGAGCTGGGCCCCGAGGTCAAGTTCTCCTATCGCGTCGACACGTCCGCGACGCTGACGGCCAAGCAGGTGCGTGACCTCTCGCCATCGCCGGACGGTCGCCAGCTGGCCTTCTCCGCCCTCGATCGCGTGTACGTGATGGACTGGCCGAATGGCACGCCGCGACGGGTGTCGAATGCCGACGTGGGTGAGTTCGGGCCGACCTGGTCCCCCGACGGGAGATCGTTGGCCTGGACGACCTGGAACGACGTGACGGGCGGGGACATCGTCCGTGCGTCACAAAACGGCAGCAGCTGGACGACGCAGACGATCACGATGGCGCGCGGGCTGTATTCCGACCTCGCGTGGTCGCCACGGGGCGACCGGATCGTGGCCACGCGTGCCGCGGCGCGGGAGCTGCAGGAAGCCGGGGGCGCCTTCTGGGGCGCGACGGCGGCCGACCTCGTTTGGGTGCCGGCCACCGGGGGCACCGCGACCCTCATCATGCCATCGGGTGGGACCGGGAACATGCACTTCACGACGGACCCCGACCGCATCTTTGCTTATAGCGGCCGTGACGGCCTCGTCTCGTTCCGCTGGGACGGCACCGACCAGAAGTCGCACCTGAAGGTCACCGGGCCAATGCCCCCGGGGTTCGGTGGGCAGCTGACCCTCGATGGACAAATGGTCAAGAACATGTCGCGCAGTTGGCTGGGTGGCCGCGCCGCGCGCCCCATGTGGGGGACGAGAACTTCCAGACGCACCTTGGCGACGATACCGAGCCCGCTCCCCCGTCCGCACCACCGGCCTACCAGGTGA